The genomic stretch AGCTGAAAGAATACAGAGTGTCTATAACAAGTGTggcttttttttagcttttcatCTTCTTACattaataatccatccatccttaGTGAGATTTCTTAAACCTTCTGCCAGTCATCCAGCAGGAGTTACACATGGTCACATCCAACATCAGAGAGAAGGACCCAAAACTCCCTCAAATCCACTTTCCAGTTTACACTGTGTGCTTGTGGGCAGAAAAGTGGATGgaccaatcaatcaatcaatcaatcaatcagcatCTTGTGCAGGAGTACAGACACTTATTTTATAGGTGTGTTTGAGGTGTTTTGATGATCAGAAACTACTGTTCTAttgtacaaaaacacacttttagaAAGTTGTGCAACAAAGATGCAATAAAAAACTCTAAGGAGGTGACCTTTTACAACATACACTGAATTTTGATGGATTTCTTCACTGCAAATTAATTACTATTATTCATTATTTCGTCTTTTATTGCATatattgctgtttttgttgttgtaccaACAGCTGTGGTGCattcatttgtcattttttataAGGAGATCTTAATAGTTTTGACCGTAAATAAGATTTGCACTGCACAGCATGCAATATAAGTACTAATACACAGCAGTGAAATAACGCAACATCTGtttatagatagatagatagatagatagatagatagatagatagatagatagatagatagatagatagatagatcagtCCATCTCTCTGAGGATACGCTGTTATTTTCTGACCTGCTCTAAGTGATGCTTCTCTGTTACCAGCCCGCCAGCAGCGGCCACGTCGTTCCTCTGATTTATCGACGCTACGGCACCGAGCAGGTTGTTGTTCCCGCCGCCATGTTCCCGGTGAGTCCCGTGCTTCGCGGTCCCCCTGTTCGTCCCTCCGGTCCAAGGCCGCTAACTGTGTCCGGTGGCATTTGGAGAAGCTGGACGGGCAGCAGTAaaggtcctcctcctcctccttctctctctctgtccgtgTCACCGCTCAGCGGCTGCTGCAGCACATCGCGCCAAGCTAGCGACCAAGAGAAAGGAGTGTTTCCGgtgagattttcaaaataaaatcccaTCATGACATGGCATGAATTTGCTGCAGGAAatttgaagaaaaataaaaacaatataatatatcaataaaaaaataaaacatttcacacGCTGCTGTGACAATATGAACGAAAAACCGTAGGTGACTAGTTATTTAAATGACATAAATCACATTTAACaataaaggaaagaaagaacatGCTAAATTCAGTGCAGCACTATACCAAGCATTTTATTTCagtattaataaaataaaaaaatattaaataaaaatttaGTGGCCTCTTTACAATTTAAACAGGTTTTTAAGTGTTATACTGCACAGATTTTATTCACAACACACGTCTTTGTGGCATACTCCTTTTCTATGCTTTACTTTGAAGGTGGAAAACAAAgtgcctgacttcctggttttgtgCTTAAATTTGTATAACTTGTCTTTGCAGATACACGCAATCTATCTGCAGAAACGGAGGGAAGATGAAGATACACGACAGAGACAGCATCTTTGTTTTaaccatcaacagtctgcactGTTCGCTATATTCGTGATGACATATTAGCTGATATTTAAAATACTGAAAACACTGTTGCTATTTGCTGTTTGCATGTAAACTCTGTCATGCAGTTGATTGATTGGGGTTGCACTGATGTATTTATTGAATTATTAACTGATTATTATAAAACACTAATACATATTTAATGAAAGAAATAAGATCTttataaaatatacaaatatatttagGTCCTAAGTATATCctataaataattatttatcattattatgCATATATtgcaaaatgatttattttagcAGATGTTGTCTATAGGTTTAACTATAACTTATTTGTATTCGTCACAATTTCACGGTTAGTATTTGAATCTACTACTTATTCTATGAAAAGTATTTGAATAGTTTAATCGATCTCTGTAAATTGAAGCAGTGGCATTGACTGAAATAAAAACGAACTAAAAGCTGTTCCCtgaccgggaatcgaacccgggccgcgGCGGTGAGAGCGCCGAATCCTAACCACTAGACCACCAGGGAGTGGTGCTTGCAGAAAAATACGAGTAGAGAGAAGTACCCTTCACCGCTTCACTGTTAAACTGGGCCACCTCCGCCAGGGACACGTCCCGCTGTTACTTCattgtttgtttcattttagaATTCAGTGCAGGTAAGTTGCTTATTTTCTTAACCTTTGAGTTGTAGTTTGTGGATGTAAATGGCAGCAAGCTGTGTAATCGTGCTTATCAAGCCACGCTAGCATGTGTTTGCCAGTGGTGTTTGCTAGTAGCTAACTACCAGCAAATGGTGTAACGTAGCTCCAAGTTAGCTTAGAGCTACGTTAGCACCAGCAGCATGTTTTACAGCGACGGCtttgaaaatgtaatttgtttaaACGCACAGTATGAATCGACGCAGATACCTTTGTGTAGTCATTTAGAGACAGAGACGGAAAATGTGTTGCACAGGACCTCGTGGCGCAACGGTAGCGCGTCTGactccagatcagaaggttgcgtGTTCAAATCACGTCGGGGTCAGTCTTTTACACTTTCCCTTTtaattttcaattcaattcagttttatttatatagcgcattttataatcagaaattgtctcaaagcgcttcacggAAACTCAGAGAGACCCAGAACCcaaacccccctaagagcactgtggcaaggaaaaactccctttaataagaagaagaaaccttgagcaggacccgtcaacttaaggggaaaccagtcctgctgccagtccaccgggtagaggaggagaagaagagggagacaggacagagaggatgaaggagagagatcaggggccggactgcaggtcagtatgcaggtcttgggACCTgcaaaggagagggagagagagagagcgagagcgaggcacaaaactatgaggaagacagtaaacacagagtatgagacgatattacccagtatgagccagactgaggagagtagaggagcggtcagagggtgaggaggaaactgctcagaggatcatgtttgtgccccccgacaatgtagggcaagagagacttcacgggccggactgcaggtcagcattcaggtcttgagaccagtgtgagccagactaaggagagtaaaggagaggtcagagggtgagagggaaactgctcagtggatcatgtttgtgccccccgacaacgtaggcctagagcagcatagctgtgctacacactaggtctaaggttaactgtacgccttactaaacagaaaagttttaagtctagtcttaaaggtggaggcagtgtctgcctctcggacccagattggtaactggttccatagtagtggtgcctgatagctgaaagctcgtcctcccattctacttctatgaatcctaggaactacaagtaaacctgcactcagatatctgagtgtcctattatgaacatatggtacaatcaggtcctgcagatacaatggagctagtccatgaagagccttgtaggttagaagaaggatcttgaagtgtattcttgagtccactgggagccagtgaagagacgctagaacaggagagatgtgatccctttggctgcttcctgtcagaactctagctgctgcgttctggatcagctgcagactgttgatggagtaatgtggacatcctgacaataaagagttgcagtagtccagtcttgaagtgacaaaagcatggatgagcttttcagcatcactctgagagaggatgctcctttTAATCCCTCAACTAGATAGCTAAGtcaatagataaataaatatcatATAAATAAAATCGAAATGTAAgaataataattatttaataCATatacaggaaagaaaaaatacCAATAACAaccttatatttttttattgtaggtttattgacaaaataaataaaaacaaagattgCAGAAATTGTGTACTTTAAAATGGACACTtggaacagtttttttttttacttaaatgcATTGTGTAAATATCAAGTTCATTACATGAATTATATTTGAGAAGACAAGCTTATTCAGTAGGATTTCAATATTAAACTTCAGCCTTAACTtcacttagcttagcattgaaGCTGGAAACAAAGAAAGGTATGGTATAGGTGGTATCAAACAATAACAGTGAGCTGGTGAATAGGATTTGTCTTGATAAGACCACCAGATGGCAGTAAGCAGGAACACCATAACACATGAGCACCAAATATGATATTTCTTTGCATCTTATATGAGTCTCCACATTAACTGGTGGTGTTGGCTCGTGGCTTGTGGATGCTGACTTTCTTGCGGGTGTTGTCGGTGCAGCGCTGCAGGATGAGCTCCGGACTGGGCCGTGGTGGGATGACCGGAGCCTCCTTCTTAAACTCACTCTCAGAGGCAGAGCCAGACATCTCAGGGATGTTATCTGTCGGTCAGGAAAGATGAAATGGTCAGGTGCTCAGATAGGTGTTGAGGATCTCTGTCAGAATGAACATGCTTTCTTTACCCTGGTTCTTCCTCTCTTTTAGTGGAGACTTAGCAGAGTTCCTCTGTGGCTGGCTGAGGCGGCTGCCCTTCTGTTGGAGGTATCGGTAGCTGTTCCTACGGTAGGTTTCCTGGCTAAGCCGCCGCCGACCCTTGCTGTGGATGCTCTTTGCATTTCTGATGGTGGTCCTGaaagagtaacacacacacatgctgagccCACATATTTAACCTTAGTTTTTGAAGCCTGCAGTCTGATAAGTTGTGCTAAATCTAATTTTAGGACAGATTTTGAAAGGAGGAGAAATGAAATCAACAGCTGTGGTGCAGCAGACCGAGGACACTTCCCctttaatgagaggtgacaCAATCGAGAACCAGAGTGGCAACAGAGGACCTACGTGCAAACCtgcacatctctgtgtgtcaaACACAGATGGTCCTTAAAGTGGGAGGTCTTTTTGCTTTGGTCACAGGACAGGTTTTGACAAAATTAGCATATAAAAACTTGAGTTACGTCCTCATGTGACCTTTGATTGCTAAATTCCAATCAGTTTATAAAGTAAATGTTGAGCAAACCTGCGAGGTGGTGGTTTCTGTCCCTGCAGGTTTCTCTGCGCTGCTTCGTagttttctctttttccacCCTTCTGCAGGAACATAGATGGGAAATGACCGGTCTCGTCTCCTTTCCTGGACAAAACAACATCAGCTGAGTCAGGGTGAGAAGTACTTAAACAATGAGGAACATCACAGGAACTGTGTGGCATCGCAGAAGATAATAAATCTGTTTATAGACACGCACTGTGGAGAGTCAACCTGACTGAAGTTCTTGTGTCTAATttgaaaacatgcaaaacaaaatgtcaacttctaatgtgtgtgtgtgtgcagatcctACCTGACCACCCACCAGCCGTCCAGCAGCTTGTGAATGACCTCTACTGTCTCACCGACCTCCAGGGAAATCTCATCTTCCTGCTCCGCCTTGTAGACCTGAATGGTGACGTGCAGCTCTCCTGCAgggacacgcacacacacagcatgttaaatgaaacacacacaaataaaagagAAGATCTACAACATGTCCTGTAGCAGTGCTCACCCTCGTAGTCAGGCTCGGCCTCCTCGGCCTCCTCAGGTCCATCCAGAGGCTCCAGGTAGGATGCAGGAACCCACCCTCTTTTAGCCTCACACTGACAGAACCACCAACCTAACACAacagtaaagaaaacacacactcacacacatggaTCACAGATGTTTCAGTAGTTCTAGTCTCTGGAAATGATACAGAGAGATACAGAGGTTAGCGGTTCAATCCCCCCCTCTGGCTGCATGCCAGTGCGTCCCCTAAGCTACCCACAAGGCTTTAAGTACCTTTAATGGTTgaaaaaaagtgctatataaatatatacaactTCTTATTTTctcaccattttgatttttctcTACGATCTCCACCAGGTCACCTGTGTGCAGCTTGAGCTCATGCTTGGACGTCTTTTCAAAGTCTGCGATCACTCTGTAGCTGTCCAAGATGATCGGGCCCGAAATCTCTACGAaggttttttatttcattatcagAGGATGTCAGTGCATGAAGAGTCATTTTCTCAGTTAGAGATGATAAAACTGCACAGTGTAGACACTTTGAAAGGACAGCTGTTCTTACCTGATGCATTTCCTCGGGTCAGCTCCCTGGACTCCACAAACGTCTCATTTCTTTTCAGTCTGAGGAAGAAAATTTCATTTGATTTAGATGCATTTTGGTTTTTAGGTTTTTGACAGatcatctgtctgcagtgtgtgtgtgtgtgactgacgtGTTTGGTGCAGGCGGGTTCTCGTCCTCTGGCCGGACCTTGAGGAAGTTGGAGAGGTGTTTGCAGCGGGAGATGTGAGGTGGCAGGTTAACCAGTGCGTGGCAGTACTCAGCCAAAGTGATCTTCCTGGATTCTCTGGACTTCTCTGTGTCCACCCACCGTGGAGCTGAGgacgaaaacacacacacagagaggaggccaCTGAGAGGTCAGAGAGATAGCCTTTAATAATGTCGGTGTCTGTTTACAGCCGTTGCATCAGGATGGAGGTTTTCTgttactttcttcttcttcttcttctttttccagcAAGCGTGTCGTAATCAGTTTCTCAAGAGGTTTGTGTAAaaattgtgtttctgtttttatcaaAAGTGGCCTTCAGGAACTCAAAAGTTAAGTTTTCTTGAAGGcgtttctctgctctcctctgagcATTGTTCATGTTGGGCACATATGTCTCAGAGTGAAACTAATCAAACAGGAATTTCCCCCAAAATCTgtccaaaacaacaaaatcaagATGTCTTACCAGCACGCCCTGCTTCACTTCTTTTGTGTCTGGCTCTCATTTAAGGAATAATACACTAAAAGTTCAAAGCTTTAATTCATGCATAAAAACTAGGACGTTCTCTGACATTATAAAATTATGACACATTTTGAACTTATTTTTGTTGCATAAGGAAAAACGAGAAGTGAATTTGACCACATGTGTTTGATAATCGCAGGTGCTTCCTTAAAAAACAGTAGATAAATAGattctttattgatccccgaggggaaattcaggttTCCATTAGCAACAGCATAGGAACAGACTGCACAGCATGCATCAGTGTAATGTTTAAATACAGTCTGTCAGTGTCTTACCAGGAAGTGACGGGATGATTCTGTCCCTTTTTTCTATTTGACCGGCCTCAATGGGAAACATCTCCTTCAGCGATTTCTGTGACAACAAATCAAAGTTGATTTGGATTTAGTCAGCACAACTTATATTTTGCAATGCAAAGGAACTCACGTGGAACGTGTGTATTTCAGGATACGTCCTGTAGATTAGCTTCTCAGAGAGGTCGCTCCATTTCACCATCAGCATGtagacctgcacacacacacacacacagaacatcatCAGCAACGATGGACTGTGCTTAAAGTCCTAAACCTCAGTTCAATAAGCACAGTTAGTTATTATCTGTGCTCAAAGGATGAAAAGTCTCCCGCCTTACGTAGTGCTGACTTGGGAAGAAGCGCTTCTCGAAGCCCAGCAGCTCCACATGTCTGACGTAGATCTCGTCCATGCTGAGAGGTGGCAGAGCCCAaatgacagcacagcagcagaaaggagGCCTATATAGAttatgtaggtgtgtgtgtgtgtatgtgctgtatGTCATCAAGAGTCACTTCCTCTTTGCATGTCATCACACAGAAGAGAAACAAGGAAATGGTACTGTTGCTATCggttgttacagttttttctgattgcttaagcacatttctgtaactattggctatttgtgcaaaactctacacacaaataaaaaaaaccttacaccaaatcagaaaaacactgtaggtctcttgcaaaagctaatacatcttgcttaactcttcaaacctttgtaaaaattgtattttttaacacaaaccatcatattactaagcacacattgtgccaactacacactgatggtattaactaaaaaacacatctggctttggctttctctgtgcacaaggtatgtcaGTTTGAGGTCCAACTTGTTATCATAAACAGATctagaaacacacagggattcaaatttcaagtatgaatgtttattcacacacatcaaaacaatcacaagaaaacatacaatttcactgaaagagagagagaaaatctcttgtcgtctctctgggtccggccacagaatttcatcaacatcacatgcaatgtcttctagtccaaggcaccggggaacatgtctcctggagtgccgtatccaggcctgacatgatgcctggtccatatcctcgcatgcctccttccagatgctggatgtctagtaattctgtggagtaacagtttcagttttacatgtacagtattgttgtttttctcattagagtaaggtacacctacaaaacagtTCCTTCACAaaagtgtgagggaactgtactaaccgattctcatcaatatgtccttatgatgcttgctacagtgtagcggctcaggctgaacccgttgtccggcttccctcagggtcattccatggttgatcacatgatccactattgtagctctgatgacatcagtaattctatttcttcttacccttcctccttcctcttcacctcctcgtcctcttcctctaaattcacctccta from Parambassis ranga chromosome 14, fParRan2.1, whole genome shotgun sequence encodes the following:
- the ncf1 gene encoding neutrophil cytosol factor 1; the protein is MDEIYVRHVELLGFEKRFFPSQHYVYMLMVKWSDLSEKLIYRTYPEIHTFHKSLKEMFPIEAGQIEKRDRIIPSLPAPRWVDTEKSRESRKITLAEYCHALVNLPPHISRCKHLSNFLKVRPEDENPPAPNTLKRNETFVESRELTRGNASEISGPIILDSYRVIADFEKTSKHELKLHTGDLVEIVEKNQNGWWFCQCEAKRGWVPASYLEPLDGPEEAEEAEPDYEGELHVTIQVYKAEQEDEISLEVGETVEVIHKLLDGWWVVRKGDETGHFPSMFLQKGGKRENYEAAQRNLQGQKPPPRRTTIRNAKSIHSKGRRRLSQETYRRNSYRYLQQKGSRLSQPQRNSAKSPLKERKNQDNIPEMSGSASESEFKKEAPVIPPRPSPELILQRCTDNTRKKVSIHKPRANTTS